The following is a genomic window from Streptomyces lincolnensis.
GGATCTCGACGCGGACCTGGCCGCCCTTCAGTGGACCGTCAACGCGTACATGCTGACGCTGGCCGGGCTGATCCTGCTCGGTGGGTCTCTGGGGGACCGGTACGGGCGCCGCAAGGTCTTCGTGGTGGGCGTGGTGTGGTTCGCGGCCGCCTCCCTGCTGTGCGGGCTCGCGCCGAACGCCGAGGTGCTGATCGCCGCGCGGGCGCTGCAAGGGGTGGGCGGCGCCCTGCTCACACCGGGCTCGCTCGCCCTCATCCAGGCCTCCTTCCATGCCGACGACCGGGGCCGGGCCGTGGGCCTGTGGTCCGGGTTCGGCGGCGTCGGGGCGGCCGTCGGGCCGTTCGTGGGCGGCTGGCTGGTGGACGGGCCCGGCTGGCGGTGGGTGTTCCTGCTGAACGTGCCGCTGGCGCTGGTGTGCGTGCCGGTCGCCCTGCGGCATGTCCCCGAGTCGGGCGACGGGCGGGCGCACACGCGCTTCGACGTCCTCGGCGCGGTGCTGGCCGCCGTGGCGCTGGCGCTGATCACGTACGCGCTGATCGAGGCCCGGGCCGCCACGGTGGCCGTCGCGCTCACGGCCGTCGCCGGGCTGGTCGCCGCCGTGGCCTTCGTGTACGTCGAGAAGCGGCGGGACGATCCGATGATGCCGCCCGACATCTTCGCGTCCCGGCAGTTCACGGCGGTGAACCTGGTGACGCTGTGCGTGTACGCGGCCCTTGGCGGGTTCTTCTTCCTCGCCGCGCTCCAGTTGCAGGTCGTGGTCGGGTACTCCGCCCTCGGAGCCGGAGTGGCCCTGCTGCCGACGACCGTCCTGATGCTGCTGCTCTCCGCCCGCTCCGGCGAGCTGGGGGAGCGGATCGGGCCGCGCGTCCCGCTCACCGTGGGGCCGCTGCTGGCCGCCGCCGGGATGCTGCTGATGCTGCGGGTCGGGCCGGGGGCGTCGTACGTCCGGGACGTGCTGCCCGCGCTGCTGGTCCTGGGGCTCGGCCTGGTCACGCTGGTCGCGCCGCTGACCGCGACCGTGCTGGGGTCGGTGAGCACGGCTCGGGCGGGGCTGGCCAGCGGGATCAACAACGCGGCGGCCCGGGCGGCCGGCCTGATCGCGGTGGCCGCGTTGCCGCTGCTCACGGGGATGGGGGAGGAGGCGTACCGGTCCGCGCCGGCCTTCGACGAGGCGTTCGGGCGGGCGATGGCGATGTGCGCGGGAGTGCTGGTCGTGGGGGCCGTGGTGGCCTTCGTGACCGTACGGCGGCCTCCGGAGGACTGCCGGCGGCCCGAGTGCCGGACGCACGGGAGCGTCCTGGCGCCGCCGCTGGAGGGGGACCGGGCACGTAAGCGGTTGGCGTAGACGCGCAGTGGCATATGCCCGGGCGGAGCCGGGCCGCGGCCCATGGAGGAGACTTGGGGCATGTCCATTCACGAGAACCTTCTCGGGGGCCCGCCCCCGACCCATCTGCCCGACGATCCGGAGCCGCGGGAGCTGCTGGCGAACGGCACCTCGCCGGCGGACGTGGCGGCGAAGTACCCGATGTCCTCGCTGGCCTGGGCCCGGTTGGCCGACGAGGCGTTCGAGCGGGGCAGTGTGGTGGAGTCGTACGCCTATGCCCGTACGGGATACCACCGCGGCCTGGACGCTCTGCGTAGGAGCGGCTGGAAGGGCCACGGCCCGGTGCCCTGGGAGCACGAGCCGAACCGTGGTTTCCTGCGGGCCCTGCATGGGCTGGCCCGGGCCGCGCAGTCGATCGGCGAGCAGGAGGAGTACGAGCGCTGCTCGCAGTTCCTGAAGGATTCGTCGCCGTCGGCGGCCCAGACCCTGGGCTGACCGCGTTCCTCCGGTCGAGGCCCGTCTGCGTGATCAGGCGGGCCTTGCCTTTTCGGCGGACCATCGAAGAGGATGCCCGGCGGGGACCGGGGCCCCCGTGTCGGTAACGGCAGGGGCGGACCGCTACCCGGAGTACACCAACAGGAGACAGCGATGTCGTCCCACGAGGCTCAGGAAGCACACGAGCCGGAGACCCCGCATCTCGACTTCCAGGGCACGACGCCGTACGAGGACTACGTCAAGGCGGACGTGCTCACCCACCTCCAGCACACCCTCTCCGACGATCCCGGAGAGATGGTCTTCCTGGTCACCACCCAGGTCATGGAGCTGTGGTTCACCGTCATCGTCCACGAATGGGAGACCGCGGCGCGGGCGCTGCGGGAGGACGACGTGCCGGTCGCGGTCGCCGCCCTGAAGCGGTCCGTGCGGGAGCTGGAGGCGCTCAACGCCTCCTGGAAGCCGCTCGGACAGCTCACACCGGCCCAGTTCAACTCGTATCGCAGCGCCCTCGGGGAGGGGTCCGGCTTCCAGTCGGCGATGTACCGCCGCATGGAGTTCCTGCTCGGCGACAAGTCCGCGTCCATGCTGGTCCCGCACCGGGGCGCGCCCCGGGTCCACGCGGAACTGGAGAAGGCGCTGCACGAGCCGAGCCTGTACGACGAGGTGCTGCGGCTGCTGGCCCGGCGCGGGCACGCGATCCCGGACGCCGTGGTGGAGCGGGACGTCTCGCTGCGCTACGAGCCCTCCGAGGCGGTGGAGGCCGCCTGGACGGCGCTCTACTCCGGTGACGAGAGCGACGAACTCGCCCGGCTGGGCGAGGCGTTGACCGATGTGGCCGAGCTGGTGTGGCGCTGGCGCAACGACCACCTGGTCGCCACCCGGCGGGCCATGGGCGCCAAGGCCGGCACGGGCGGCTCCGCCGGGGTGGCCTGGCTGGAGAAGCGGGCCCGCAAGAACGTCTTCCCCGAGCTGTGGACGGCGCGGTCCCATGTCTGAACCTGTCTCCGAACTCGCTTTCAAGGCACGGGAGCTGGACGCGGGGGACGAGCTCGCCGGCGTGCGTTCGCGGTTCGTTCTCGATGATGTCGTGTACCTGGACGGGAACTCGCTGGGCGCCCTGCCCGCCGGTGTCCCGGAGCGTGTCGACGATGTCGTACGACGGCAGTGGGGCGAGCTGCGGATCCGGTCCTGGGAGGAGAGCGGGTGGTGGACCGCGCCCGAGCGCATCGGTGACCGGATCGCTCCGCTGGTGGGTGCCGCGGCCGGGCAGGTCGTGGTCGGGGACTCGACCAGTGTCAATGTCCTCAAGGCACTGGTGGGTGCCGTGCGGCTGGCGCGGCTCGACGGGTCGGTGCGGGACGAGATCGTGGCCGACGCCACCACCTTTCCCACGGACGGGTACATCGCCGAGTCCGCCGCCAGGCTGACCGGGTGCACCCTGCGCCCGGTCGCTCCGGAGCGGGTGCCGCAGGTGCTGGGCGGGCGCACCGCCGCCGTGCTGCTGAACCACGTCGACTACCGCTCCGGGCGGCTGCACGACCTGCCCGCGCTCACGGACGCCGTGCACGCGGTGGGCGCGGTGGTGGTCTGGGATCTGTGCCACAGCGCGGGCGCCCTGCCGGTCGGGCTCGACGAGCACGGCGTCGATCTGGCCGTCGGCTGCACCTACAAGTACCTGAACGGCGGGCCGGGTTCACCGGCCTATCTGTATGTGCGGCGCGAGATACAGGACCGGTTCGACTCCCCGCTGCCCGGGTGGAACTCGCATGCCGAGCCCTTCGGGATGCGGCCCGACTACGAACCGGCGGCGGGCGCGCTCCGGGGGCGGGTCGGTACCCCCGACATCCTCTCCATGCTGGCCCTGGAGGCGGCCCTGGACGTGTGGGACGGGGTGTCGATCGAGGCCGTACGGGCCAAGTCCCTCGCCCTGACGGACTTCTTCGTTCAGTGCGTGGCGGCCCGAGTGCCCCAAGGACGCCTGGAGTTGGTGACCCCGGTGGCCCACCGGGAGCGGGGCAGCCAGATCGCGCTGCGCTGCGAGGACGCCGGGGAGGTCATGAAGCGGCTGATCGAGCGGGGCGTGGTGGGCGACTTCCGGCACCCGGACGTCCTGCGCTTCGGGTTCACGCCGTTGTACGTCGGGTTCGGCGATGTGGAGCGGGCGGCGCGGGTGTTGGGGGAGGTGCTGGCCGAGCCCCGGCGGACGTAGCCCGCGGCGGAGCCGCGCGGAATCCGGTTGACCCTCACCGAGCGTGACATCCCCGTGTCCGTGCACGTCACGGGCCTGGTACCGTCCCCGCCAACGGCCGAGTTCTTCCGGGGGGCCTTCCCGGCTGCCAAATCCGTTGCGACGCTGTGAGGTTGAGAGGTTGGACATGCCGGACGACGCCGTAGTGCGCGAGGCCGTAGCCGCCCGTGCCGCTGCCGAAGAGGAGTCGGCCTTCTCGCATCCCGCGGTCGACCCCGACGTCAGCGTGGCGTACGGCGATCATCCCGATCAGGTGATCGACTTCTACGCCCCGCACGGCGAGGCGGGGCCGGGCGGGCCGTCCCCGCTGGTCGTCGTCCTGCACGGGGGTGCGTGGCGGACGCCGTACGACCGGCGGCACATGTCGCCGTTCGCGGGGTGGCTGGCGCTGCGGGGATTCGCGGTGGCGAGTGTGGAGTACCGGCGGGGTGGTGACGCCGGCGGCGCCGTGCCCGGTGACGGTGACGCTGGTGGCCGCG
Proteins encoded in this region:
- a CDS encoding MFS transporter, which codes for MSDVRLASPRGKWILLTTILGSSMALLDSTVVNVALPRIGRDLDADLAALQWTVNAYMLTLAGLILLGGSLGDRYGRRKVFVVGVVWFAAASLLCGLAPNAEVLIAARALQGVGGALLTPGSLALIQASFHADDRGRAVGLWSGFGGVGAAVGPFVGGWLVDGPGWRWVFLLNVPLALVCVPVALRHVPESGDGRAHTRFDVLGAVLAAVALALITYALIEARAATVAVALTAVAGLVAAVAFVYVEKRRDDPMMPPDIFASRQFTAVNLVTLCVYAALGGFFFLAALQLQVVVGYSALGAGVALLPTTVLMLLLSARSGELGERIGPRVPLTVGPLLAAAGMLLMLRVGPGASYVRDVLPALLVLGLGLVTLVAPLTATVLGSVSTARAGLASGINNAAARAAGLIAVAALPLLTGMGEEAYRSAPAFDEAFGRAMAMCAGVLVVGAVVAFVTVRRPPEDCRRPECRTHGSVLAPPLEGDRARKRLA
- a CDS encoding DUF3151 domain-containing protein; the protein is MSIHENLLGGPPPTHLPDDPEPRELLANGTSPADVAAKYPMSSLAWARLADEAFERGSVVESYAYARTGYHRGLDALRRSGWKGHGPVPWEHEPNRGFLRALHGLARAAQSIGEQEEYERCSQFLKDSSPSAAQTLG
- a CDS encoding tryptophan 2,3-dioxygenase family protein, with the protein product MSSHEAQEAHEPETPHLDFQGTTPYEDYVKADVLTHLQHTLSDDPGEMVFLVTTQVMELWFTVIVHEWETAARALREDDVPVAVAALKRSVRELEALNASWKPLGQLTPAQFNSYRSALGEGSGFQSAMYRRMEFLLGDKSASMLVPHRGAPRVHAELEKALHEPSLYDEVLRLLARRGHAIPDAVVERDVSLRYEPSEAVEAAWTALYSGDESDELARLGEALTDVAELVWRWRNDHLVATRRAMGAKAGTGGSAGVAWLEKRARKNVFPELWTARSHV
- the kynU gene encoding kynureninase, giving the protein MSEPVSELAFKARELDAGDELAGVRSRFVLDDVVYLDGNSLGALPAGVPERVDDVVRRQWGELRIRSWEESGWWTAPERIGDRIAPLVGAAAGQVVVGDSTSVNVLKALVGAVRLARLDGSVRDEIVADATTFPTDGYIAESAARLTGCTLRPVAPERVPQVLGGRTAAVLLNHVDYRSGRLHDLPALTDAVHAVGAVVVWDLCHSAGALPVGLDEHGVDLAVGCTYKYLNGGPGSPAYLYVRREIQDRFDSPLPGWNSHAEPFGMRPDYEPAAGALRGRVGTPDILSMLALEAALDVWDGVSIEAVRAKSLALTDFFVQCVAARVPQGRLELVTPVAHRERGSQIALRCEDAGEVMKRLIERGVVGDFRHPDVLRFGFTPLYVGFGDVERAARVLGEVLAEPRRT